Sequence from the Eleutherodactylus coqui strain aEleCoq1 chromosome 13, aEleCoq1.hap1, whole genome shotgun sequence genome:
ATGACAAAAAGCAGCTGTGTAATATTATCAAGATTACTTGCATACAACTTaatccattttttattttgaagGTATTTCAAAAGCTGTCGTTGACTATAAACTGCAAAAAAATCCCAGAAAGCTGTAGAAGTCTTCTTGAGAACTTCACGCATAAAGATGTGAAGTATGACTTTGATGAAAAATCCCTGATGTGCACAATAAGTGGGCCATATACAGAGATTCAAGCCGTGGCACAGGAAATCTTAAAGAAATTAGAAATTAAGTGTACAAATTTGAAGCAAATCCCATCAGATGCTCGAAAGAAAACCAAGAGCGACCGCTTTACATATCAGTCAGACTCTCAAGGTGTCCCACAAGTCCTGGATCAGAGATCGACCCCTCTTTATGCAAGTCCAGCTGAGGCAAGATATAGTCTGAAGACTGAATCCTTAGAGCAAGTAGAGGAACCTTTTGTGTGGGATTCTGATATCTTCAAATACATTCAAAAATTTCACACTTTGGAGTATCAGGAGATACTAGACAAATATCACGTTCACGCGGTGGATGAAAGCTCAGACGGAATCACCACAGTCTATCTTCAAACTGTAACTGGCGGGAAGAACCATCTGGCAGACTTGAGTTATGCACGATCCAGGCTCCTGGGTCTTTATCAAGGTTTAGAACTACTTCTTCGGAAGGAGCAGATCAACAAGAGAGATTTGTATGGAGATCAGGACTTTCATAAAATGATGCTGAGAGACCTCCAAAAACTATATCCAATGCTACTTTGCCATGACGATGATAGATACCTGTACCTTATTGGAAACGGGGTTGATGTGGCTCAAGGCAAACAATACATCAGTGAGTTACAAATGAAGTTTGATCGGTCATCGAGTTATCCGGACACCCGATTTAAGGCAAGCGGGGCAGGTACCATCTCAGAAGGAGCACCACATTCCTTGTCCCCAACTTACAAGCATGAAAGCAAAGTTGGAAGTAGGATAGCCGCCTCATTTACCGCTCCCGCAACACACACCTCGTATTCAACAAAGAACCAAATAGATGAGAGATACTTGGCATCCTCAGATAGTCCTAACAGACAGCTTCTAGATCGTTCGAGAGATCCACCCAATGACAAGACCTCTCCTGGATCTGCAATTTCAAGTGACCTTCAAAAGAATGAAGATTTTGGTCTTTCGCAAACAGATGAAAAATCCGAAAGCAAGACCATgccatcgctcaaaagacgggaTGTTTTCCCAGCCCTAAAAACTGGCAGAGAAGAAATTAGGCACAACAGAACCACCTCCAAAGCTACAGGCCCACTCAAACCTGTCCGGTTTACCAAAGCCTCAAGTGAGCTACCCTATTCTAGCCTGGTAGACATGAACTCCCCATCAATGGAGTTTAAAGTACCAGAAGGTAAACTTAGAAGATCCAATAGTCTGTCCCGGGTTTATTCTAAAGAGAATGCCTCCTCTGAGCAACAGAGTGATACACTGATATTCAAAGATGAAGTCGTTGTGACTGATTGGCTGTGGCAATATACTAAACAAGCCCATAAATCTGACATTGATAGTTGGTGCTCTGAAGGTGTGTTGATGGAGGAGGAGAAGCAAAAAGGCAAAGTTACCTTAAAGCTGAAGGCAACTAACAAATCTGTTTTGACTCTAACAAAGGAAAGGATTCAGCTATTGTGTTGGAAGGAGGATGTAAGTATCACCAGTTCTTGCTTTTACTATTCCACACTTGGAGTTCAAGGTCCCGATGACATTGCGTTAGCTGAGTGGTACGATGTGTTCCACAAATGCTCCAAAAAACTGTATATTAAGCTGGAGGAAGATAAACTAGTCCTTATATATCCCAAAGAAATCCAGTCCCGTATTATAGAGGAGTACAGTCAGAACATAGAACGAAAAATGAAGTCCTCTAAGGAAGATCTGATGCAAGATGACCATCAATCTTCTTCACACCTAAAGGACAAATTCGAGTTCTCTGGTCATGACATGGCCGAAAGTTATTTAACAGAGTCGAAGCATAAGCACAACGTAGAAGACCAATTTATCAGCAAGCGATACCTTGGTTCTTTTCATTTAGGAGGGGAAGATCTGAATGAAGCACCCAACTTTCGAGGTGGAAAAGATCTGGCAGATCAGAGTTATTCCCTAAAGGACCCATTCCAAGGACTCGCCCATGAACACAAAGCATTTTTTGACAATCCAGTGCCAGCATTGCTAGATGAAAACTCTATACATCCCAAAGAGCTTCAAGATTTCCTTGAAGACGCAAAAAATAACTCAACATCAGAGAAGACTCAGACGGATTTCTACACATCAAGGAAACATTTAGACAACCTCATGACAGAAGTGAAACCTTACAATCAGAGTCCTTACACCAGTGAGTTGTTAACACAAGGAATTACcttctctccactaaatgtcctaCATCAGACCGATTCAGAAGCACATTATGGTGACCAGGGCATCTCCACCGATGGTCACAAATCATCGTATCAGAGCAGCTCATCTCAACTGCGAGTTCCTGCCATTGGCCAAGAATCTGAGGTGATCGATTCCATTTGCGACCAATGTAAGAACAACGGCAAAACCGTTCAGGCATCGTCTGGTCAGAATATGTGCGTTAAGTGCTACACAACATTTCTTACGTCTGCAATTAACGACACGACGAAAGACAAAGGTACCATAAAAGTCTCCATGACTCATACAAGCATGAGCCTTAGTTTACCTGGGTACGAACGAGCTACTACTTTGAAGATAATCTATGAAGTTCCGGATGGAGTGCAAGGCGTAAGTGACAGCCACATCCAGACCCCAAATACACATCCTTGCTAGTGCAGccattttttaaatgagtcatctATTATAATAGTCAAACGTAACGCAGTGACCCTCTTCACTATATTGCTCTTGGATCAATATGGATCTTAGCACCGTTCTTAAACCTTTTATCATAGGCATTTTCCAGCTCTTTAGTATTTAGGAgctatcctaaggacaggccatTAGTGTTTGATCAATGTGGATACAACCTTTTGGACCCACACCAAATTGAAGCAGCTGCAGGGTTCCAGCATGTGCAGAAGCCTCTTCATTATTCATACAGCCGCAGAGGCTtttactgagctgcagtaccaggcacagccatatttgtatgtatggcactgtgcttgTGTAAACAAATTGGTCACAAGGatgggaccctcaccgatcaaacattgatggtctatcctcagtcCGCCCATACACATTTGGCTGGCCATCATCTGAAAACTTTAAGCGATTATTTACGGTGGCCCATTAAAATGTTATTCAGCTGGTTGGAAAACTTTTAGCCTTGATCAGTCGAATTTGACCATTTGCCAGTTTGAATAAGCCCAGTCCTTTTTGTGACCAATCATTATCTTCTGTGCCCAGTCTACTTTAGAATAGGCCATAAATGTTTACAGGGTcacttcagtgatttttttaaaaaaaattcattataTAACTATCCCCCaagtatatataagttggctagtgttaccatggttagtttttcctatttatcggAGGTTCTTGGCCTATCTCTCcttaggtggtcatgtgatctcagttctgactatTTCAGATTTACTCGGGTTTGTGTGTTCTCAaattagtcagtttctcagtcagcaGAACTcctgtgtgatattacatggagTGTACCACATAAGCTCTTTAGAGGGAGGCACAGACACTTctgtcagttactgatgatgggCACATggttagaggagatcacagctcatcctgctcactgtataattatggtctgtagccTACTTAGGTGAATGCAGAAGGTAATGGCAGCAGTTTCCCTGCCGCAGATAGTATAGTCTCTATCTGCTCATATAATGCTGTGCTgaagcatcatgggattgataacaCAGAGTAGTGAAATAGAAGGCAGGGgaaaatctcaacatcaagatgctgcctgataagcatcagacaggcagctgcactacatggaagtgactgcaatatatagGAGATGTCCAAAGAGTGACAGGCAATTACAAGGGCGGGGGAGggctgaaaaatgtgttttgctgGAATAATCCTTGTAAGACActtagtttggaaaaaaaataaacacaaatcattttatataattttatgcATAGACAGAGGGTTATTAGGAAGGAAGGCCCAAGATGcacctcttcatacattaggcgtattttgcacctgcaaaaatCCTAATATTTAAACGCCAGTCGTACTAAATGTCCCCCTATAGATGTATTCTTAGTCCATAGACATGGAGCCATAACCAAGATGGAGAGTAATTGGGGTTTATCGGTTTAAGTCTTGAAGAGTGTGAGCTAAGTGTAAAAATGCGACTAACCCATCTTTTTCATTTTATTACTAAGGCTGGAGATCCGCAGCCAGGATGCCCGTACAAAGGTGGCAGGTTTGAAGCATATCTGCCAGATACTCCAGAGGGAAGGAGGTTTCTTGTGCTGCTGCAGAAAGCCCTGGATGAAGGCCTCATTTTTCACATCCAGACATTTGAAACGGGAGAAAAGGTCACATGGTACAAAATTCCTCATAAAACCTCCCCAGATGGAGGGAAGCAAAAGTAAGTACGGTCTGTGATATTTGTGGACTGCCGTAGGTGGAGGACTGTAGTTTGTTGGTGGGTCCTCAGAAGGCCAGCCAGGGATCTATGCTCCCCTGTAGTGGCTTAGAGTTTGCTCACTGtccgtaaaatgaaaaaaaggtttggtaccgtgttagccagtggagcaaagtgtggaacttattcctgtaatgtaaggagctgcaagacctgttcACATACACTGACCAAGGACAGGATGCAGatccccaacatacagcaggactataggacccctgggacattcacatgttccacttccgatgttgtgtacctgatctggtgcagtaaatgtcctgttaggggcctttatatcggggaaacaggccaaaaactgagagccaggatgcgatcccatcgccactcaattagagaggaaAAGACGGAATTACgcatggcaaaacatttttgtggtcacagaCATAGCACAGAGCAtatgagttatcatactgaagggcaacttcaagtcacagcgtcacagaagaatttgggagtacaaatttatggccatgtttgatacccacaagaatggaatgaacctcagcctgggattcttgcgTAAGTGGAGAATataaaaggtctgaaggagggcaAGAAGGGTGTCCTCTTCCCAAGCattggttttagtttttttttaaacttcataaaaattcagaaattgatgtgTAAGActgtttccatccaataggtggtgctgcagggctAGTGTTTCCATTTCCATGTTTGGGTTTTAAAGCAGaaataacagacatcataaaactgtcacattccttagctcagtggactgattaagtatctaTCTCTTTTCTCAGTTGGTTTAGTGTTATTCTActttagactggacgaatgttgggcaaacgatgcccgacgctCGTCCCCGCaaatactcgctctcgtgctgctgcataaatgatggacgatgagctgatcactgatcgctcagtgtaaatagcagccgttcagtactgaacggccgctatgttaactcAATAAAGAGGGTCGGGGGAGTGCAAGGAGACAAATGtcctgcagccaccccgctgACCActgtgtgagcgagccagcgatacttgctgCCCTGCAGAAGCACGGGAGCGAGggtatgtggggacgagtgttgggcatcgttttccCGACATTGATTCAAGAAACTCCAGCAGCCGTTAATGCAGTTCTATTCAagctttcttttttcatttgCCCTCTCTTTACAGGAATGGATACCCAGATTTGAAGTACATGAAATCCACTATTGCTGTCCTTAAGGAAAATGGCATTGAGTAAGGGCCATGGAGAGTGCAGAAGGCTGCGGAGTATTGCTACTGTCTGTACATTCCTTTCCTTCATATCTACACCAACCTACACTCCAGTAATTAATGGGAAGTTACTGTTAATTTCATACTTTGGATATAATGACATAACTGTGGAGTTAATTACTGGAAGCCAGAAGATGTGTTTGCTGTTTTACTATTGAACAATTTGCAGGAGCAGTATCACTAAGGGTTAATTGCTTGTATACATGTTGCGTTGAATTATAATGTTCTGTAagtcataattaaaggggttttcaccataattgacaaaaaaaatggtgTGGGATCCAGTAGAAGGAGAATCGGAGGAACACCACTCAtctccactgaattcaatcaTGAAACCTATGCGtttaaagcagttgtccagttctaaactattgatgacctatgatcaggattggtcatccatagtagatcagtgggagtcGACCATGTGAGGTCTCA
This genomic interval carries:
- the LOC136588499 gene encoding uncharacterized protein; this translates as MERKRLRVDGIPTDIPAGRAKDKLTIHFLRSRNGGGEVESIDVIQGPPAYAIVTFEDDKVVESVLRIKDHTLQINDKIYNLVVSEDSGKMELEEVFQKLSLTINCKKIPESCRSLLENFTHKDVKYDFDEKSLMCTISGPYTEIQAVAQEILKKLEIKCTNLKQIPSDARKKTKSDRFTYQSDSQGVPQVLDQRSTPLYASPAEARYSLKTESLEQVEEPFVWDSDIFKYIQKFHTLEYQEILDKYHVHAVDESSDGITTVYLQTVTGGKNHLADLSYARSRLLGLYQGLELLLRKEQINKRDLYGDQDFHKMMLRDLQKLYPMLLCHDDDRYLYLIGNGVDVAQGKQYISELQMKFDRSSSYPDTRFKASGAGTISEGAPHSLSPTYKHESKVGSRIAASFTAPATHTSYSTKNQIDERYLASSDSPNRQLLDRSRDPPNDKTSPGSAISSDLQKNEDFGLSQTDEKSESKTMPSLKRRDVFPALKTGREEIRHNRTTSKATGPLKPVRFTKASSELPYSSLVDMNSPSMEFKVPEGKLRRSNSLSRVYSKENASSEQQSDTLIFKDEVVVTDWLWQYTKQAHKSDIDSWCSEGVLMEEEKQKGKVTLKLKATNKSVLTLTKERIQLLCWKEDVSITSSCFYYSTLGVQGPDDIALAEWYDVFHKCSKKLYIKLEEDKLVLIYPKEIQSRIIEEYSQNIERKMKSSKEDLMQDDHQSSSHLKDKFEFSGHDMAESYLTESKHKHNVEDQFISKRYLGSFHLGGEDLNEAPNFRGGKDLADQSYSLKDPFQGLAHEHKAFFDNPVPALLDENSIHPKELQDFLEDAKNNSTSEKTQTDFYTSRKHLDNLMTEVKPYNQSPYTSELLTQGITFSPLNVLHQTDSEAHYGDQGISTDGHKSSYQSSSSQLRVPAIGQESEVIDSICDQCKNNGKTVQASSGQNMCVKCYTTFLTSAINDTTKDKGTIKVSMTHTSMSLSLPGYERATTLKIIYEVPDGVQGAGDPQPGCPYKGGRFEAYLPDTPEGRRFLVLLQKALDEGLIFHIQTFETGEKVTWYKIPHKTSPDGGKQKNGYPDLKYMKSTIAVLKENGIE